In Daucus carota subsp. sativus chromosome 4, DH1 v3.0, whole genome shotgun sequence, one DNA window encodes the following:
- the LOC108218479 gene encoding thaumatin-like protein, whose protein sequence is MEANAMLFRSLFFLISLSLLSLHISATSITLYNKCSHPVWPGIQPGAGQPILARGGFKLLPKKSYTLQLPPAWSGRLWGRHGCSFNRQGHGKCATGDCGGALFCNGMGGTPPATLAEITLGSEQDFYDVSLVDGYNLAISITPIKGSGKCTYAGCVSDLNMMCPVGLQVRSHDNRQVVACRSACAAFNSPRYCCTGTYGSPQSCKPTAYSRIFKNACPRAYSYAYDDPTSIATCTGGSYFLTFCPHH, encoded by the exons ATGGAAGCAAATGCAATGCTGTTCAGATCTCTCTTCTTTCTTATCTCCCTCTCCCTGCTATCTCTCCACATTTCAG CCACATCAATCACCCTGTACAACAAGTGCAGTCACCCAGTGTGGCCTGGAATTCAACCAGGAGCAGGCCAGCCAATCTTGGCACGTGGCGGATTCAAACTCCTTCCAAAAAAATCATACACTCTACAGCTACCTCCTGCTTGGTCCGGTCGCTTATGGGGCCGGCATGGGTGCTCTTTCAACCGCCAAGGCCATGGAAAATGTGCCACTGGTGACTGTGGTGGAGCCCTTTTTTGTAATGGCATGGGTGGCACACCACCAGCAACTCTTGCGGAGATTACACTAGGGAGTGAACAGGATTTCTATGATGTCAGCCTTGTTGATGGCTACAATTTGGCCATATCTATCACACCAATCAAAGGCTCGGGAAAATGTACCTATGCTGGATGTGTCAGTGATCTCAATATGATGTGCCCGGTCGGACTTCAG GTTCGCTCTCATGACAATCGACAAGTGGTAGCGTGCAGAAGTGCTTGCGCTGCTTTCAATTCACCAAGGTACTGTTGCACAGGCACCTATGGGAGTCCACAATCATGCAAACCCACAGCTTACTCCAGGATCTTCAAGAACGCATGTCCACGGGCTTACTCTTATGCTTATGATGATCCTACCAGTATTGCTACTTGCACCGGTGGAAGCTATTTTCTCACATTTTGCCCTCACCATTAG
- the LOC108218478 gene encoding pentatricopeptide repeat-containing protein At3g18020, whose amino-acid sequence MFLTKPQFLKTSTILTSKHLPHTHSLFSTHSSPLQEHHHLTDTTNTNWTKNIHDLCTTHRDVDSALRLLDHLRLHNYHPNSLNLSSIIHALCDAHRFSEAHQRFLMFISCAHTVPDERTCNVIIARLLSYRNPEATLVVFNRLGEIKPHFVASLCNYNRLIDQFCGVLRVRDAHRLVFEMIRRGHSPNVVSYTSLINGYCKVGEIGDAFKVFDEMCENDVRPNSLTYSVLIRGVFRKRDVDQGRVLMGKLWGVMGDEDEVSVNSLAFGNLVECLCSEGLFSEVFEIAETMPQGKNVCDDFAYGEMINTLCKYGKYHGASRITYIMRKRGFVPSFVSYNAIIHGLSKTGGCMRAYQLLEEGNGVGYVPSEYTYKVLLESLCRESDIGKARNVLEIMLKKEGVDVTRIYNIYLRALCLVNNPSELLNVLVSMLQTECKPDVITLNTVIHGFCKMEQIEEPLQVLSDMMAGKFCSPDAVTFTTIICGLLRLGRTEEALDILHNVMPENGFVPGVVTYNAVLRGLFKLDRTKEAMDLFNSMSTGSVAADSITWTIVIEGLFKSNQVDEAKSFWDDVVWPSKIHDNFVYSAILKGLCNAGKFDEACDFLYELVDAGVNPNAVSYNILMDAACKLGMKKEAYRIVGEMKKNGLTPDAVSWRILDKLHGNVRSRSFVEDSGLQDKIRIKL is encoded by the coding sequence ATGTTCCTCACAAAACCCCAGTTTCTGAAAACATCAACAATCCTCACCTCAAAACACCTCCCACACACACACTCACTCTTCTCCACACACTCTTCCCCTTTACAAGAACACCACCACCTCACTGACACAACCAACACAAACTGGACCAAGAATATCCACGACCTCTGCACCACTCACCGCGACGTCGACTCCGCTCTTCGCCTCCTCGACCACCTCCGCCTCCACAACTACCACCCCAACTCACTCAATCTCAGCTCCATCATCCATGCACTCTGTGATGCTCATCGCTTCTCAGAAGCCCATCAAAGATTTCTTATGTTTATTAGCTGCGCTCATACTGTACCCGATGAGCGTACTTGTAATGTGATCATTGCCAGGTTGCTTAGTTATCGCAACCCGGAAGCTACATTGGTGGTTTTCAATCGTTTGGGGGAGATTAAGCCGCATTTCGTGGCGTCTTTGTGTAATTATAATCGGTTGATTGATCAGTTTTGTGGGGTCTTGAGGGTGCGTGATGCGCATAGGTTGGTTTTTGAGATGATTAGAAGAGGGCATTCTCCGAATGTGGTTTCGTATACTAGTTTGATTAATGGGTACTGTAAGGTGGGGGAGATTGGGGATGCGtttaaggtgtttgatgaaatgtgtGAGAATGATGTGAGGCCTAATTCGCTTACGTACAGTGTTTTGATTCGCGGGGTTTTTAGAAAGAGGGATGTAGATCAGGGGAGGGTGTTGATGGGGAAGCTTTGGGGAGTGATGGGGGATGAGGACGAGGTTAGTGTTAATAGTTTGGCGTTTGGGAATTTGGTTGAGTGTTTGTGTAGTGAAGGGTTGTTTAGTGAGGTGTTTGAGATTGCGGAAACTATGCCCCAGGGGAAGAATGTTTGTGATGACTTTGCCTATGGGGAGATGATCAATACGCTTTGTAAGTATGGGAAGTATCATGGGGCATCAAGGATTACTTATATAATGAGGAAAAGAGGATTTGTACCgagctttgtttcttacaatgCTATTATACACGGGCTTAGTAAAACGGGTGGATGTATGAGGGCTTATCAGTTGTTGGAAGAGGGAAATGGAGTTGGATACGTGCCATCGGAATATACTTATAAAGTTTTGCTGGAGAGTCTTTGTCGAGAGTCTGATATTGGTAAGGCAAGGAATGTGCTTGAGATTATGTTGAAAAAGGAAGGTGTTGATGTCACTAGGATTTACAATATATATCTGAGAGCCCTTTGCCTTGTGAATAACCCGAGTGAGCTACTGAATGTTCTTGTTTCTATGCTCCAGACGGAGTGTAAGCCTGATGTGATTACCCTCAACACTGTAATACATGGTTTCTGCAAGATGGAACAAATTGAGGAGCCATTACAAGTGTTGAGTGACATGATGGCGGGAAAGTTTTGCAGTCCTGATGCTGTGACATTTACCACAATTATATGTGGTTTGTTACGTCTTGGCAGGACTGAAGAAGCTCTTGATATATTACATAATGTTATGCCTGAAAACGGTTTTGTACCAGGAGTTGTGACTTATAATGCAGTTCTTCGTGGATTATTTAAATTAGACCGGACAAAAGAAGCAATGGATCTGTTTAACAGCATGTCAACTGGCAGTGTAGCTGCTGATAGTATTACTTGGACAATAGTAATTGAGGGATTGTTCAAATCTAACCAAGTAGACGAGGCTAAGAGTTTCTGGGACGATGTTGTGTGGCCATCGAAGATTCATGATAATTTTGTCTATTCGGCTATCCTTAAAGGGCTTTGCAACGCTGGAAAGTTTGACGAGGCATGTGACTTTCTATATGAGTTAGTTGATGCCGGGGTTAATCCAAATGCTGTGAGCTACAATATTCTTATGGATGCTGCTTGTAAGTTGGGTATGAAGAAAGAAGCATACAGGATTGTGGGAGAAATGAAGAAGAATGGATTGACTCCAGATGCAGTGTCATGGAGGATTCTTGATAAATTGCATGGGAATGTAAGAAGTAGATCTTTTGTGGAGGATTCAGGACTGCAAGATAAGATAAGAATTAAGCTGTAA
- the LOC108218480 gene encoding calcium-binding allergen Ole e 8-like, whose translation MDTSRSSLYLQDHDEIKRVFDRFDTNSDGQLSSDELAEVLKNLGTAPSPEEIARMMEEIDTDKDGFISFDEFERFYSAGSDNGEGEMREAFEMYDINKNGLISSSELHQILTKIGEKCTEQDCVNMITSVDADGDGFVNFEEFKTMMSRAN comes from the coding sequence ATGGATACGTCCCGCTCCTCTCTGTACCTTCAGGATCACGACGAGATCAAACGCGTCTTCGACCGCTTCGACACCAACAGTGACGGCCAGCTCTCCTCTGATGAGCTAGCTGAAGTGCTCAAAAACCTTGGCACTGCCCCCTCACCCGAAGAAATCGCGCGCATGATGGAGGAAATTGATACCGACAAAGACGGCTTCATTAGTTTCGATGAGTTTGAGAGGTTTTACTCGGCTGGAAGTGACAATGGGGAAGGGGAGATGCGAGAAGCTTTTGAAATGTATGATATAAATAAGAATGGCCTTATTTCGTCGTCGGAACTTCATCAGATCTTGACAAAGATTGGCGAGAAGTGCACGGAACAGGATTGTGTTAATATGATCACGTCCGTGGATGCGGATGGTGACGGGTTTGTAAATTTTGAGGAGTTTAAAACTATGATGAGTCGTGCTAATTAG